Proteins from a single region of Apium graveolens cultivar Ventura chromosome 7, ASM990537v1, whole genome shotgun sequence:
- the LOC141672262 gene encoding proteasome subunit alpha type-4-like, translating to MSRRYDSRTTIFSPEGRLYQVEYAMEAIGNAGSAIGILSKDGVVLVGEKKVTSKLLQTSTSTEKMYKIDDHVACAVAGIMSDANILINTARVQAQRYTFSYQEPMPVEQLVQSLCDTKQGYTQFGGLRPFGVSFLFAGWDKNYGFQLYMSDPSGNYGGWKAAAVGANNQAAQSMLKQDYKDDITREEAVQLALKVLSKTMDSTSLTSEKLELAEVFMASGKVKYQVCSPEALGKLLVKYGVTQPPAEAS from the coding sequence ATGTCTAGAAGGTATGATAGCCGTACAACAATCTTCTCCCCTGAAGGTCGTCTGTACCAGGTAGAGTATGCAATGGAGGCCATTGGAAATGCAGGTTCTGCAATTGGGATCTTGTCCAAGGATGGGGTTGTCTTGGTTGGTGAGAAGAAGGTCACCTCTAAGCTTCTCCAGACCTCGACATCCACTGAGAAAATGTATAAGATTGATGATCATGTAGCTTGTGCTGTTGCTGGAATAATGTCAGATGCAAACATACTTATAAACACTGCCCGGGTTCAAGCTCAACGATATACATTTTCGTACCAAGAGCCCATGCCTGTTGAGCAGCTAGTTCAGTCTCTTTGTGACACCAAGCAAGGTTACACACAGTTTGGTGGGCTTCGTCCATTTGGTGTTTCATTTCTCTTTGCAGGTTGGGATAAAAACTATGGATTTCAGCTTTACATGAGTGACCCAAGTGGAAACTACGGTGGTTGGAAGGCAGCAGCTGTTGGAGCTAACAACCAGGCTGCACAATCAATGCTGAAGCAGGACTACAAGGATGATATCACTAGGGAAGAAGCCGTACAACTTGCATTGAAGGTTCTCAGCAAGACAATGGACAGCACAAGTCTTACTTCAGAAAAGCTCGAACTTGCCGAGGTATTCATGGCTTCTGGGAAAGTTAAGTATCAGGTTTGCTCGCCAGAGGCCTTGGGTAAGCTGTTGGTCAAGTACGGGGTGACCCAACCTCCAGCAGAGGCCTCCTAG
- the LOC141672261 gene encoding uncharacterized protein LOC141672261 isoform X2, translated as MSILTKLRCITLDVTGTLIAYKGELGDYYCMAAKSAGLPCPDYKRVHEGFKIAYSNMAKEHPCFGFAEKIPNIVWWKTCVRDSFAKAGYDYDEETFEKVFRRIYSTFGSAAPYTMFSDSKPFLTWARQKGLLVGLVSNAEYRYKDVILPAMGLNQGSEWDFGVFSGLEGVEKPDPKIYKIALERAGNIAPEEVLHIGDSMRKDYVPAKSIGMHALLLDRFKTPDAQEWRKSGATVLPDLVAAQEWLTSEKSTVE; from the exons ATGTCTATTTTGACAAAGTTACGTTGTATCACGCTGGATGTTACTGGCACGTTGATAGCTTACAAAGGGGAGCTTGGTGACTACTACTGCATGGCAGCCAAATCTGCAGGACTGCCATGTCCAGATTACAAACGCGTACATGAGGGTTTTAAGATTGCATACTCAAACATGGCAAAAGAACATCCATGTTTTGGGTTTGCAGAGAAAATTCCCAACATTGTATGGTGGAAAACTTGTGTTAGAGATTCTTTTGCAAAG GCAGGATATGATTATGATGAGGAGACATTTGAAAAGGTCTTCAGGCGCATATACTCCACCTTTGGCTCTGCTGCACCTTATACTATGTTTTCAGATTCCAAACCTTTCCTCACATGGGCCAGACAAAAAGGTTTACTGGTTGGACTGGTTAGTAATGCAGAGTACCGGTATAAGGATGTAATTCTTCCGGCCATGGGTTTAAATCAG GGTTCGGAATGGGACTTCGGCGTGTTTTCTGGTCTTGAAGGAGTTGAAAAGCCTGATCCAAAAATTTACAAGATTGCTCTTGAGAGGGCAGGTAACATTGCACCAGAAGAAGTTCTGCACATCGGGGACAGCATGCGTAAAGACTATGTTCCTGCAAAGAGTATAGGAATGCATGCTTTATTATTGGATAGATTTAAGACACCAGATGCTCAAGAATGGAGGAAATCTGGTGCAACTGTGCTACCTGACTTGGTTGCTGCACAAGAATGGTTGACTTCTGAGAAGTCTACTGTTGAGTAG
- the LOC141672261 gene encoding uncharacterized protein LOC141672261 isoform X1 yields the protein MVFLDLIAEPRYRGILTMSILTKLRCITLDVTGTLIAYKGELGDYYCMAAKSAGLPCPDYKRVHEGFKIAYSNMAKEHPCFGFAEKIPNIVWWKTCVRDSFAKAGYDYDEETFEKVFRRIYSTFGSAAPYTMFSDSKPFLTWARQKGLLVGLVSNAEYRYKDVILPAMGLNQGSEWDFGVFSGLEGVEKPDPKIYKIALERAGNIAPEEVLHIGDSMRKDYVPAKSIGMHALLLDRFKTPDAQEWRKSGATVLPDLVAAQEWLTSEKSTVE from the exons ATGGTTTTTCTAGATTTGATTGCAGAACCAAGATACAGAGGCATACTCACCATGTCTATTTTGACAAAGTTACGTTGTATCACGCTGGATGTTACTGGCACGTTGATAGCTTACAAAGGGGAGCTTGGTGACTACTACTGCATGGCAGCCAAATCTGCAGGACTGCCATGTCCAGATTACAAACGCGTACATGAGGGTTTTAAGATTGCATACTCAAACATGGCAAAAGAACATCCATGTTTTGGGTTTGCAGAGAAAATTCCCAACATTGTATGGTGGAAAACTTGTGTTAGAGATTCTTTTGCAAAG GCAGGATATGATTATGATGAGGAGACATTTGAAAAGGTCTTCAGGCGCATATACTCCACCTTTGGCTCTGCTGCACCTTATACTATGTTTTCAGATTCCAAACCTTTCCTCACATGGGCCAGACAAAAAGGTTTACTGGTTGGACTGGTTAGTAATGCAGAGTACCGGTATAAGGATGTAATTCTTCCGGCCATGGGTTTAAATCAG GGTTCGGAATGGGACTTCGGCGTGTTTTCTGGTCTTGAAGGAGTTGAAAAGCCTGATCCAAAAATTTACAAGATTGCTCTTGAGAGGGCAGGTAACATTGCACCAGAAGAAGTTCTGCACATCGGGGACAGCATGCGTAAAGACTATGTTCCTGCAAAGAGTATAGGAATGCATGCTTTATTATTGGATAGATTTAAGACACCAGATGCTCAAGAATGGAGGAAATCTGGTGCAACTGTGCTACCTGACTTGGTTGCTGCACAAGAATGGTTGACTTCTGAGAAGTCTACTGTTGAGTAG